The Marivirga tractuosa DSM 4126 genome contains the following window.
TTGAAGATGACACAGATGGTGGAGAGGAATTAAGAATGCAGTACCGCTATTTGGATTTAAGAAGACCTGCAGTAAGGGAGAAACTAAAACTCCGTCATCAATTAATGCAAGCCACTCGTAGATTTATGGATGGAGAAGGATTTTTGGAAGTGGAAACCCCTGTTTTGATAAAATCTACTCCTGAGGGAGCTCGAGACTTTGTGGTTCCTTCTCGTGTTCATGAAGGTGAATTTTATGCATTGCCACAATCTCCACAGACATTTAAGCAATTATTGATGGTTTCTGGTTTTGATAAATATTTTCAGATTGTAAAATGTTTTAGAGATGAAGATTTACGTGCCGACCGCCAGCCTGAGTTTACGCAAATTGACTGCGAAATGTCTTTTGTTGAGCAAGAAGATATTTTAAACACTTTTGAAGAAATGGTAAAATACCTTTTCAAAGAAGTGAAAGGTGTTGAAATTGAAGATTTCGAAAGAATGACCTATGATCAGGCTATGAAACTCTATGGCTCTGATAAGCCTGACATTAGATTTGGAATGCCTTTCGTTGAATTGAATGACCAAACTCAAGGTAAAGGATTTAATGTGTTTGATCAAGCGGAATTAGTTGTTGGAATCAATGTTCCAAGTGCTTCAGAGTATACCCGTAAGCAATTAGATGCTTTAACTGAATATGTAAAGCGTCCGCAAATTGGAGCCAAAGGCTTGGTTTATGTAAAATGTAATCAAGATGGAAGCTTTAAATCTTCTGTTGATAAATTCTATAGTCAAGACGATTTAAAAGCTTGGGCAGAAGCTGCTGAAGCAAAAGCTGGTGATTTATTATTAGTGTTAAGTGGTGAAATCGATCACACTAGAAGGGCTATGAATGAATTACGCCTGAAAATGGGATCAGAGTTAGGCTTAAGAGATAAAAATGTGTTTAAGCCGCTATGGGTATTGGATTTTCCACTTTTAGAATGGGATGAAGAAACGAAGAGATTCCATGCCATGCACCATCCGTTTACAAGTCCTAAGCTTGAGGATATGGAATTCATTGAATCTGATCCAGGAAGAATCAGGGCTAATGCTTATGATATGGTGATTAATGGAGTAGAAATTGGTGGAGGAAGCATCAGGATACATGATAAATCATTACAGCAGAAAATGTTTAAAGCTTTAGGCTTTACTGAGGAAGAAGCTCAAAAACAATTCGGATTCTTAATGGAAGCTTTTGAATATGGAGCGCCACCACACGGTGGAATAGCATTTGGCTTTGATAGATTATGTGCCATGTTTGGAGGCTCTGATTCCATAAGAGACTATATTGCATTCCCTAAAAACAATGCTGGTAGGGATGTAATGATAGATTCACCTGCAACAATATCTCCTGAACAATTGAAAGAATTACACTTAAGTATAAAATAATATTTATATATTGTTCATCAGTTTAATTTTTACTGAATAGAAATCTGGCAGATTATAGTCAGTAATCTATTGATTTTTAGGTTTTTGAATTGTATTTAAATTGATTGAACATACCTACATTGAGTTTTTGGGATTGGAATTAGCCGATCCCTTAACTTTCATCAGTGATATTTTGATGGCAGCTTTTTGTGCTTATTATGGCTATAAACTTTTCCAGGAATTTAAATCAAAGTACGCTAAATTAGTCGCCTTCTTTTTCTTGGTCCTTGGGTTTTCAGCCTTCCTTGGCGGAACAGCTCATTTACTGGATCTTTATTTAGGGAAGAATCCGCACTTGATTGCTTGGTCTATGCAAGGCATTTCAATATTATTCTTTCAGATGGCAAGCTTAAGACTAATCAGCTCGTCCAAGCTCAAAACGATTTTACAAGGATTAGTATTTGCTTTTTTTGGAATATTTATCTCTCAAATCTTTACAGTCCAGCACTTTGATGTGGTGAAAGTAAACTCCATAGTAGGACTCATAGGATTTGTGTCCATCATTCACGTTTACAAATATTTTGAAGAAGGAGATATTGCCTATTTGAAAATTCCCCTAACCATTATTTTGTTTTCTGGTCCAGCCATGATTCATAGTTTTGATATTTATTTGAATAAGTGGATTGATCAAAACGTAATCAGTCATTTGCTTTTATTGCCTTGTTACTATTTGTTATATAGTGTACTTAAACAAGTTGCAATTCTTAAAAAGAAAACTCAGCCAATACCGCAATCAGTGCCCCTAAAAGAGAAATAAATAATTTTTTGAAATTAAAGCTGTGGTCAGGGCTACTTTCAAAGAAGATAGTAGTGGAAATATGTAGGAAATTTCCAGATACAATCGCAAAAAGTATAAGAAAAACTCTATCTGAGAAGATTTCAGCATCATGTAAAATATGACTGAGTCCTAACCCTGCTGGGCTTGCCAAACTAAAAATAATAAGGATTAATACAGTTTTCCATTTTGTTTTTAAATGGCATATCAATACAGACATCAAAGCAAATGCAGCAGGCATTTTATGCATTAAAATTCCAAAAAATACAGAATTAGTACTATCGTGTGAGTGGATGGTGTCAGGATGTGCCAAAAGTGTCCCTTCTAGGAAAGCATGTATAGATAGTGCGATGAGTAAACCGAGCCATTTGTTTTGTCCATGATGATGGTGGCCTTGAATATTATGTAAATGACCGTGTTCCACGCCTTCAGAAAAGTATTCTAAAATGACCTGAATGAAAAAACCAGCTAGTACATATAAACTAATATGAGCAACACTTTCACCTTGAGAAAATATTTCGGGCAGGATGTGTATTACTGTAACTGAAAAAAGATAAGCCCCTGCAAAAACTAATGCTAATTTGAAAAATGAATTATTCACTTTCGGAATTAAAAACACTAAATAGCCAGCACCAAAAGTGAGTAAAAACAATATAATCGAGTTGCTCATCATAATTTCTTTACAATAAATATCATACGTTCTGAGCTCTCTGGTTTGTATTCATTTAACTCATAATCGCCAAAGGTTTGTAAAAGCATAAAATTAGCATTGCGGAAGTACTCCAGAAAAGACAACCTTCTAATGGCTTTTACTCTTTCTTCAAATTCGTAATCTATTCCGCCATCATTAAATTTAATGCTTTTGATAATGCTTTCACCATCGAAATTTCTTGTTAAGTGAAACTCAATGCCGTCAATAGTTTTGATTTCTTCTTTCACCAAGTTGTGAATAACTCGATAAGGATTTAGAAAATCTAAAGTAAATACCCCTCCTGATTTAAGTGAATCAGCAATCGAGCTTATGCATTTTTGATTTTCTTCCTCAGATTTGAAAAAACCAAAACTTGTAAATAGGTTAAAAGCATAATCGAAATAATTGTTCCTCAAACTATAACGCATATCATGAATATGGAAGTGGAGATTCTCATTTTCATGTATTTTAGCTAGTGAAATATTCCTTTCGGAAAGATCCATCCCCTCTACTTCATAGCCTTGATTATTCAGGAAAATAGAATGCCTTCCGCTACCACAGGCCACATCTAGTAGCTTTGCTTTTTTAGGTATTTTTAAATGATTCAGTAGATTGCTTAGGAAGAATTTAGCTTCCTTCTCGTCTCTATTTTTATATAAGACATGATAATAAGGTGAGCCAAACCACTTATTTATTTCTTCTTTTTTCTTTTCACTCATGACTAAAGAATGATGTTTCCTCCTAAGTTTTCAGTACTGAATTGCAGTAAATCACCCTTTTCATCTTCATAAATAAAAAATGCTTTTAAGTGAGTTTGTTTTGCTAATATTTCTTTTGCTTTTTCCAACCCTGTTACCATAAAGGCTGTGGACCACGCATCTGCTTCCATGCATGTAGGAGCTACCACTGTGGAGCTAATAATATCTCTTTGAATCGGATAACCCGTTTTAGGATTGATGCTATGCCCGTATTTTCGTCCTTCATGCACAAAAAACTTCCTGTAATTTCCTGATGTGGAAATCGCTTCATTATCTAATTTAATAATGGCCACTCTTTTGGCTTTTTGTCCACTTTCCGTTTTAGGATCATCAATGCCTATTGCCCATAAATCTTCATTCTCATTTTTTCCTTTGACTCTTAATTCTCCGCCTAATTCTACCATCATATTCTCAATTCCTTGAACTTTCAAGAAGTCAAAAACTACATCAATGGAATAACCTTGAGCTATAGCGTTAAAGTCTAAAGATACTTTTTCCTTTTCTTTTATCACCCTCTGCTTATTGAAATTAATATGCTCAAAACCTACATAGCTTTTAATTTCCTCAATTCGGCTGCTGTCAGGGAAATCCACTTTTTCGGGCCCAAATCCCCATGCTTCTATCAATGGATAAACCGTAGGGTCAAAAGCACCTGCTGAAGCGTTATATATCGCTTGTGATTTTTCAAGAACAGGATAGAAGAAAGGAGATTCAAATTGTAAGCTATCAGATTCATTAAAACGTACAATCTCCGATTTTTTAACGTAGGTAGATAAGCTAAGGTCGAATTGATGCAGGATAGAATCTACTTCTTCTTTGAAATTTCTATTCTCTTTATCTGAGTACGTAATATTATAGGTAGTTCCCTGTGCTTCACCCGAGATAAAGATATATGGTAGTTTTTCGTTTTCAGGCTTTTGGCCATCTCGATAAAACCAAACGATAGCTACTACGGCAACTAAGATCAAAGAATAAATTGAATTTTTCTTCCTATTGTTCATGTTAAAGTAATTTGAAGCGAAATTACATTAAATGCAATTGAATTGCGAATAGGAGAGGAGATTTTTAAAAATGGTGAGCATAAAAAAAGCCACTTTTTGGGTGGCTTCAAATATTAAATAGTTTGGAAATGTTTGTTTAACACATCACGGTACTTAGAACTGAAATTTCTATAGCACCATTCCTTTAACATATTCAGCTCATGTTCAACTAACAGAGCAATAGCTTTTGTCAACTCCTTTTCAAATAAACGTCTATCGAAACTTACTTTTGAAAGAATTGATTTTGCATAATCTAACATAGCTATTCTGGTTTGAGTTGTAGTTATTACTTTAAAGAACTTGGTTTTGATGGTATCTTGAAAGTAGTAAAAATTTATTAAAATCGAAAATTAAACACTAATTTTAACGTTCGGTTTCTAAAAGTATTTGAATCAAAATACGATAAAAATGAAGTTTAGGTTAGAATTTTTTTCAATTATATTTTCAGTAATGTTTTGTGGTAGTTTTGGGCTTGCTGCTCAAGATATTTCTATTGAGTTAGGACCTGATAGGATTGCTGTAAATGAAGCTTTTACCATTACAATAAAAGTTCAGGGTGAAACTTTGAAATCATACGATAAGTTTCCTGATATTCCTGGTTTAGTAAAAAGAGGAACTTCCAGCAGTTCTTCAACTAACATTTTTAATGGTCAGGTCAGCAGAAGCCAAAGTATTACGCAAACTTATGTTCCGGAAAGGGAAGGAACCATCAATATTCCAGCATTTAGTATAAATGTGAATGGAAAAGTGATCAGTTCGCCTGGAAAGAAAGTTGTAGTTGGTCCTGCAAAACAACAAAATCAAAATAGACGGTACGATCCGTTTGGGAGTGACCCCTTCGAGGATTTCTTTGGAAGAAGGGATGAGCCAGAAGAATTTGTCAATTTAAAGGAGGATGCCTTCTTTGCGCTTACCACTGATAAAGATGAAATATATGTGGGAGAGGGTGTGAATACTACTTTAGCATTTTATGTGTCTAATGAAAACAGAGCACCCTTGCAGTTTCATGACCTAACTAATCAGCTATCTGATATTTTACGTGAAATCAGACCTAATAATGTATGGGAAGAAAATTTTAATATCGAAAATATTACTGCTGAACCTGTTAATATTGGAGGGAAGAGATACAGCGTATATAAAATCTTTCAAGCAACATTTTTCCCTTTGGGTGAGCAAGATATAGAATTTCCGAAAGTAGGCTTGGAAATGATTAAATATCAAGTAGCCAAAAGCCGAAGCTTCTTTGGTCAGAATAGAAAAGAAACCTTCAAAACCTTCTATTCTAAGCCGAAATCGATAAAAGTAAAACCATTACCGGATCATCCATTAAAAGACCAGGTGTCTGTAGGGAATTATCAGCTTTCCGAAAATCTTAATTCCACTGATTTAAACACTGGTGAAAGCTTTCAATATGAATTTTCTGTTAAAGGGGTTGGAAATATTTCAGGGATTACAGAGCCGGATGTGAAAAATGAAAAAGAATTTGAAATTTATTCTCCTAATGTAAGTGAGAATATTACTCGAAGTGGAGTTTCAGTTAGAGGATCCAAGGCTTTTCGATATTATATGATTCCTAAAGAGCCTGGAGAATATGATTTGTCTGATTATTTTCAGTTCATATTTTTCAATACCTCAACAAGCAAATACGACACTTTAAAATCTGATTATAAAATAAAGGTAAGTGGTGAGAGCATGGCAAATGTCAATATCGAGCAAGCTTCTTCTGATGGATTATTCTATGACAGAATTGATGGAGTATCAAATCAATTGCAATCTCACCAGACCACTGAAATCTGGAAATGGGTATTTAACATATTTCTTGTAGTGGCTTTTTCACTTTCGTTGTTCATCTTACTGAAAAAGTCCTAAATTGCGCATCAATTTTTGTATAAATGAGCAATAGTTTCGGAAAAATCTTTAAAATCACCACTTATGGGGAGTCTCACGGGGTGGGAATAGGTGTTATCATTGACGGCTGTCCTGCTGGAGTGAAGGTTGATGAAGCATTTTTGCAATCTGAAATGCAGCGCAGAAAACCAGGTCAATCGAAAATTACTACCCAAAGAAAAGAAGAAGATGTGGTTGAGATTTTGTCAGGTATTTTTGATGGCGTAACTACTGGAACCCCAATTGCTTTAGGAATCAGAAATACTAATCAAAAAAGTAAAGATTACTCTCACATTAAGGATAGCTATAGACCTTCTCATGCAGACTACACCTATCAAGAAAAATATGGTGTTCGCGATTATAGAGGAGGTGGTAGAAGTTCTGCTAGGGAGACTGCAGCGAGAGTAGCAGCAGGAGCCATTGCTAAAATGTATTTAGAACAAGCTGGAATCAATATTCAAGCATATGTTTCTCAAGTTGGAAGTTTAAAGCTTGAAAAGCAATATCAAGAAATGGATTTGAACAAAGCTGAAGAAAATATAGTGCGCTGTCCTGATCCAACGATGGCTGACAAAATGATTCAGCATATTGATGACACTAGAAAAAGTAGAGATACTATTGGCGGAATTGTCAGTTGTGTAATTACAGGAACTCCGGTAGGATTAGGAGAACCAGTTTTTGATAAATTACATGCTATTTTAGGGCAAGCAATGCTAAGCATTAATGCAGTAAAGGGCTTCGAATATGGAAGTGGTTTTGAAGGGGTTAAAATGTACGGTTCTGAGCATAATGATCGCTTCGAAACTGAAAATGGCAAAGTGAAAACAACAACCAATCATTCAGGTGGAATTCAAGGTGGTATTTCAAATGGGCAAGATATTTATTTTAATGTGGCTTTTAAACCTATTGCCACAATCATGAATGATCAGGAGAGTATTGATAAAGATGGAAACAAAGTAACAGTAAAAGGCAAGGGAAGGCATGATCCGTGCGTAGTGCCAAGGGCAGTACCCATTGTGGAGGCGATGGCTGCGTTAACAATTGCTGATTTTATGTTAAGGGCTAAAACAAATAAAATTTGATGAGAAAATTACCATTACATATTAGGATTATAATTGGTTTGGTTTTAGGAATTGTGTGGGCTTTTATATCTAGCTATTTAGGCTGGAATCAGTTTACAATTGACTGGATCGATCCATTTGGAACTATATTTATTAGAGTATTAAAAGCAATAGCTGTCCCATTGGTTTTGTTATCTATTATTAGTGGTGTATCTAGCTTAACAGATATTAATAAACTTGGTAAACTCGGTTTAAAGACGCTTGTATTCTATTTAATGTCTACTGTGCTGGCGGTTGGCATTGGTTTGACTTTAGTGAATTTAGTAAAGCCAGGAAAGTTCGTTAATGAAGAACAAAGAGTTAAAAATAGAATTAAATATGAATTATGGGTGAGTGAAAATCCTGATGTTCCCAGACCAAAAGATGGGCGTTCTTTCCTGAAGGAACAAGAGTATCAGGATTTAGTGAATTCAACAATGAGTGAGGATGCAATGGATTCATTAAGAGGTGTAGCTGCTTCATCAAATGACAGAGTAGACCAATTATCTCAATCTGCAGAAGAAACAACTAGTCAAGGGCCTTTGAAGTTTTTCGTTGATATGGTGCCCGAAAATGTATTTGGGGCTTTTAGCAGTAATGCCAATATGCTACAGGTTATTTTCTTTGCTTTATTCTTTGGAATCTGTTTGGCTATGTTGCCTAATGATAAAGTAGGAGGTGTGATTAGTTTTGTAAATGGTGCTAATGAAGTGATCCTGAAAATGGTGGATATCATTATGAAAGCGGCTCCGTTTTTTGTTTTCGCACTTTTGGCAGGGGTAATAGCCAAAATGGCGGATACACCAGCACAAGTCCTGCAAATTTTCAAAGGACTCGGAAGTTATTCTATCACCTTATTAGTAGGATTACTATTTATGATATTCGTGTTATATCCGTTGATCGTATCCATGTTTATCAAAAAGTTATCTTACAGGGAATTCTTAAAAAGAATAAGCCCTGCTCAATTTTTGGCTTTTTCAACTTCTAGTAGTGCCGCTACATTACCAGTAACCATGGAATGTGTAGAAGAAAATATGGGAGCATCTAAAAAGATAAGCAGTTTTGTGCTTCCAATAGGTGCAACAGTCAATATGGATGGAACCAGTATGTATCAAGCTATTGCAGTGGTTTTCTTAGCTCAATTGCATATGGTTGATTTAACTTTAGGTCAGCAGTTGACTATTGTTTTAACCGCCACATTAGCTTCTATTGGTTCTGCAGCTGTACCAAGTGCTGGTTTAGTCATGATGATTATCGTTTTAAATTCTGTAGGATTGAATCCTGCTTGGGTAGCCATTATTTTTCCAGTTGATAGAATTTTAGATATGTTTAGGACAGTGGTGAACGTTACAGGCGATGCTACTGTTTCTACATTAATTGCTAAGTCTGAAGGTGAACTTAATGTTCCTGATGACGTTCCTGCAAATAAATAATTTGAAAAATTTAACTTAAAAAGATGAGTACGCAGACACAACAACCTGTTACCATTTACATGGAAGCCAATCCAAATCCGAATTCTTTGAAATTCGCCACTAACCAAATGTTGGTGCCTGAAGGGGATTCATTCGATTTTCCATCTATAGAAGATACAGCTCAAGCCCCATTAGCAGAAATCCTTTTCAAAAAGGAATATGTAGACAGGGTGTTTTATATGAGCAATTTCATTACGGTTACAAAGAAGCCAGAGTACGAATGGGTAGAAATTCAAAATGATGTAAAGGATACCATTAAAGAGTTTTTGGAGTCTGGCAAGCGAGTAATCGAATTGCAAGCAAAAGACTTATTTGAAGAAACCAATACCAGCGAAAATGCTGAACTGGAAGAGCAAATCAAGAATATTTTAGATGAATACATTAAGCCTGCAGTAGAGCAGGATGGTGGGGCGATTTCTTTCCATTCTTATGAAAAGGATACTCAAAGAGTAAATCTTTTATTGCAAGGAGCTTGCAGCGGATGCCCTTCTTCTACTATTACATTAAAGGCAGGGATTGAAAATCTTTTAAAAAGAATGTTGCCTAATGATGTGAAAGAAGTACAGGCAGAAGGCGTCTAAAATTTTTATTGAAATATAAAGCAGTCAGTTGAATATACTTTAACTGACTGCTTTTTTTTAAGCTTCCAAGCCAAAAGCTGGCAAGCTATCCTTAATCTTTCTTCAATGGAGATGGGAATACATTATTTACTAACTTCAAACTAAAATGGTTGGTGTGCCACCAACCATGGTGCTGCCCCGGTCGGTGGCACACCGACCAGAATCTGTGATAATAAAGTATTTAAATCTACCAGTTAAAAATATAAAATATCATAAAATGAAGAATATCAGACCTTTTCATGTGGCATTTCCTGTGACGGATTTAAATGCAACTCGCCAGTTTTTTGAAGAAGTATTGAATTGTAAAATCGGTCGTACATCTGAAAGATGGATAGATTTTGATTTGTATGGACACCAAATCACCGCCCATTTAACAGATGATGCTATTCAAGAGCCAGCAGCTAATCCTGTGGATGGAAAGTCTGTTCCTATTAAGCATTTCGGAGTGATATTAGAATGGCAACAGTGGCATGATTTGGCAGATAGATTGAAAGAGGCTAAAACAGATTTTGTTATCGAACCCTATATTCGATTCAAAGGAGAACCTGGCGAGCAAGCTACCATGTTCTTTTTGGATCCTAGTGGTAATGCATTGGAGTTCAAATCATTTAAGAGGGACGAAGATATCTTTGCCTCATAATTATTTTATTTAGAAGAATTGGTCAAACCGATTGCTTTCGCTTTTGGTTATGGATAATATAACTTTCTGGCAATGGAGCTAAAAGACCTATATCGATTGGTAAGACGTGGGGAGGGAGATACACTTGAGTTCAAAAGAAAAGCTGCTCATCCTGAAAAAATAGTAAAAGAGTTTGTGGCTTTTGCTAATACCAAGGGTGGTGACATTCTAATAGGTGTGGATGATAATGGTAATATTCCTGGTGTGAAATATGCAGAGGAGGAAATCTATGTTTTGAATAAAGCATTAACAAAGCTTTGCAAGCCTAGGCTCAAATATGAGTATAATATTATTCCTTTAGATGAAGATGAAAGCAGGGCTGTAGTTCACTATGAGGTGGCTGAAAGTAAGAAGAAACCCCACTATGCATTACCTGATGAAAATACAGATTGGGGAAAAGCATATGTTCGCTTAGCAGACAAAAGTATTCAGGCCAGTAAAGAAGTTCGGAACGTCATTAAGTTTTCACGAAGGAAAACAGGTAGAATACTTGAGATTCAGGAAAA
Protein-coding sequences here:
- a CDS encoding NifU family protein produces the protein MSTQTQQPVTIYMEANPNPNSLKFATNQMLVPEGDSFDFPSIEDTAQAPLAEILFKKEYVDRVFYMSNFITVTKKPEYEWVEIQNDVKDTIKEFLESGKRVIELQAKDLFEETNTSENAELEEQIKNILDEYIKPAVEQDGGAISFHSYEKDTQRVNLLLQGACSGCPSSTITLKAGIENLLKRMLPNDVKEVQAEGV
- the aspS gene encoding aspartate--tRNA ligase yields the protein MHRTHHCGELRIENKGEKVILSGWVQRVRNKGGLLWIDLRDRYGITQLLCEEGKTNEDILKVARKVGREFVLQAKGEVLERFSKNDKMATGDVEIFLEELNILNAAKTPPFTIEDDTDGGEELRMQYRYLDLRRPAVREKLKLRHQLMQATRRFMDGEGFLEVETPVLIKSTPEGARDFVVPSRVHEGEFYALPQSPQTFKQLLMVSGFDKYFQIVKCFRDEDLRADRQPEFTQIDCEMSFVEQEDILNTFEEMVKYLFKEVKGVEIEDFERMTYDQAMKLYGSDKPDIRFGMPFVELNDQTQGKGFNVFDQAELVVGINVPSASEYTRKQLDALTEYVKRPQIGAKGLVYVKCNQDGSFKSSVDKFYSQDDLKAWAEAAEAKAGDLLLVLSGEIDHTRRAMNELRLKMGSELGLRDKNVFKPLWVLDFPLLEWDEETKRFHAMHHPFTSPKLEDMEFIESDPGRIRANAYDMVINGVEIGGGSIRIHDKSLQQKMFKALGFTEEEAQKQFGFLMEAFEYGAPPHGGIAFGFDRLCAMFGGSDSIRDYIAFPKNNAGRDVMIDSPATISPEQLKELHLSIK
- a CDS encoding ZIP family metal transporter, yielding MNNSFFKLALVFAGAYLFSVTVIHILPEIFSQGESVAHISLYVLAGFFIQVILEYFSEGVEHGHLHNIQGHHHHGQNKWLGLLIALSIHAFLEGTLLAHPDTIHSHDSTNSVFFGILMHKMPAAFALMSVLICHLKTKWKTVLILIIFSLASPAGLGLSHILHDAEIFSDRVFLILFAIVSGNFLHISTTIFFESSPDHSFNFKKLFISLLGALIAVLAEFSF
- the aroC gene encoding chorismate synthase; translation: MSNSFGKIFKITTYGESHGVGIGVIIDGCPAGVKVDEAFLQSEMQRRKPGQSKITTQRKEEDVVEILSGIFDGVTTGTPIALGIRNTNQKSKDYSHIKDSYRPSHADYTYQEKYGVRDYRGGGRSSARETAARVAAGAIAKMYLEQAGINIQAYVSQVGSLKLEKQYQEMDLNKAEENIVRCPDPTMADKMIQHIDDTRKSRDTIGGIVSCVITGTPVGLGEPVFDKLHAILGQAMLSINAVKGFEYGSGFEGVKMYGSEHNDRFETENGKVKTTTNHSGGIQGGISNGQDIYFNVAFKPIATIMNDQESIDKDGNKVTVKGKGRHDPCVVPRAVPIVEAMAALTIADFMLRAKTNKI
- a CDS encoding BatD family protein — protein: MKFRLEFFSIIFSVMFCGSFGLAAQDISIELGPDRIAVNEAFTITIKVQGETLKSYDKFPDIPGLVKRGTSSSSSTNIFNGQVSRSQSITQTYVPEREGTINIPAFSINVNGKVISSPGKKVVVGPAKQQNQNRRYDPFGSDPFEDFFGRRDEPEEFVNLKEDAFFALTTDKDEIYVGEGVNTTLAFYVSNENRAPLQFHDLTNQLSDILREIRPNNVWEENFNIENITAEPVNIGGKRYSVYKIFQATFFPLGEQDIEFPKVGLEMIKYQVAKSRSFFGQNRKETFKTFYSKPKSIKVKPLPDHPLKDQVSVGNYQLSENLNSTDLNTGESFQYEFSVKGVGNISGITEPDVKNEKEFEIYSPNVSENITRSGVSVRGSKAFRYYMIPKEPGEYDLSDYFQFIFFNTSTSKYDTLKSDYKIKVSGESMANVNIEQASSDGLFYDRIDGVSNQLQSHQTTEIWKWVFNIFLVVAFSLSLFILLKKS
- a CDS encoding FAD:protein FMN transferase, with translation MNNRKKNSIYSLILVAVVAIVWFYRDGQKPENEKLPYIFISGEAQGTTYNITYSDKENRNFKEEVDSILHQFDLSLSTYVKKSEIVRFNESDSLQFESPFFYPVLEKSQAIYNASAGAFDPTVYPLIEAWGFGPEKVDFPDSSRIEEIKSYVGFEHINFNKQRVIKEKEKVSLDFNAIAQGYSIDVVFDFLKVQGIENMMVELGGELRVKGKNENEDLWAIGIDDPKTESGQKAKRVAIIKLDNEAISTSGNYRKFFVHEGRKYGHSINPKTGYPIQRDIISSTVVAPTCMEADAWSTAFMVTGLEKAKEILAKQTHLKAFFIYEDEKGDLLQFSTENLGGNIIL
- a CDS encoding AlbA family DNA-binding domain-containing protein; this translates as MELKDLYRLVRRGEGDTLEFKRKAAHPEKIVKEFVAFANTKGGDILIGVDDNGNIPGVKYAEEEIYVLNKALTKLCKPRLKYEYNIIPLDEDESRAVVHYEVAESKKKPHYALPDENTDWGKAYVRLADKSIQASKEVRNVIKFSRRKTGRILEIQEKEKALLEYLGEHESITLAKFQEISKLNRYKASKILVNLVVSNILRINPSDKEDTFSMAPIINL
- a CDS encoding class I SAM-dependent methyltransferase codes for the protein MSEKKKEEINKWFGSPYYHVLYKNRDEKEAKFFLSNLLNHLKIPKKAKLLDVACGSGRHSIFLNNQGYEVEGMDLSERNISLAKIHENENLHFHIHDMRYSLRNNYFDYAFNLFTSFGFFKSEEENQKCISSIADSLKSGGVFTLDFLNPYRVIHNLVKEEIKTIDGIEFHLTRNFDGESIIKSIKFNDGGIDYEFEERVKAIRRLSFLEYFRNANFMLLQTFGDYELNEYKPESSERMIFIVKKL
- a CDS encoding VOC family protein: MKNIRPFHVAFPVTDLNATRQFFEEVLNCKIGRTSERWIDFDLYGHQITAHLTDDAIQEPAANPVDGKSVPIKHFGVILEWQQWHDLADRLKEAKTDFVIEPYIRFKGEPGEQATMFFLDPSGNALEFKSFKRDEDIFAS
- a CDS encoding dicarboxylate/amino acid:cation symporter, with amino-acid sequence MRKLPLHIRIIIGLVLGIVWAFISSYLGWNQFTIDWIDPFGTIFIRVLKAIAVPLVLLSIISGVSSLTDINKLGKLGLKTLVFYLMSTVLAVGIGLTLVNLVKPGKFVNEEQRVKNRIKYELWVSENPDVPRPKDGRSFLKEQEYQDLVNSTMSEDAMDSLRGVAASSNDRVDQLSQSAEETTSQGPLKFFVDMVPENVFGAFSSNANMLQVIFFALFFGICLAMLPNDKVGGVISFVNGANEVILKMVDIIMKAAPFFVFALLAGVIAKMADTPAQVLQIFKGLGSYSITLLVGLLFMIFVLYPLIVSMFIKKLSYREFLKRISPAQFLAFSTSSSAATLPVTMECVEENMGASKKISSFVLPIGATVNMDGTSMYQAIAVVFLAQLHMVDLTLGQQLTIVLTATLASIGSAAVPSAGLVMMIIVLNSVGLNPAWVAIIFPVDRILDMFRTVVNVTGDATVSTLIAKSEGELNVPDDVPANK
- a CDS encoding DUF6962 family protein, encoding MIEHTYIEFLGLELADPLTFISDILMAAFCAYYGYKLFQEFKSKYAKLVAFFFLVLGFSAFLGGTAHLLDLYLGKNPHLIAWSMQGISILFFQMASLRLISSSKLKTILQGLVFAFFGIFISQIFTVQHFDVVKVNSIVGLIGFVSIIHVYKYFEEGDIAYLKIPLTIILFSGPAMIHSFDIYLNKWIDQNVISHLLLLPCYYLLYSVLKQVAILKKKTQPIPQSVPLKEK